The following is a genomic window from Dermacentor variabilis isolate Ectoservices chromosome 11, ASM5094787v1, whole genome shotgun sequence.
GTCATGCCAAGAAGCCACGCATTCTGAGTCGTGCGTCACTTACGGTGAGCAGTAATGGCAGTCTCTTTTTAGATTCCAGCATCAAAAATGTCTGCTCTTGCAACCTTTTTTCACCACTTCAGCTTATATTTAAAACATTAAATGTTGCATGGAAATTGCTCTACTCTACAGTGTATTAAGTCTTAACGTGGCCCAAAATTTTATTGCAGTTTCCCTTGAATTTCTGTTACACGGGCCCTTTCTATGGCCAATGACCCAAACGGTCATTGGGCTCAATCACAGCCAAGCATGGCTACATGGAAGATTTAAGTGCCACTGAAAACGTAACGACAGTCAACTCCAACTGAGACCGGCAATCCCAGTCAAGACACGTCAACATGTCAGCCTCCAGTGGTGCGAGTCACTTCACGTTCATATTTTGAGAATAAAACGATAAAAAAAATCAACACAAAATGCAATTTCTGTAGGTTGTTTCAGGAAAAGGTTATGTGGTTGTCATTTGATATTAAAGCAAAATCATGCAAGCATACAAACAGTTTTCTTCTCAACATGCACTGAAGTTATCGGAGAAGCACGCCCGAACTGCACTCGAAATGCACCACGTAACAGCCGACAGAATCTGCTCAGTTGAACGGCCACTGAAACTCAATTGTCATTGAACTAAACAGCAGTGTAAAGTGCCTGTGTAGCACGAGCACTACTATAACATTTCGGGCACTTATGTGGACGTTAACAGAACATCCACGTCATAGCGACCCGTGCTCTTGACAAGGCTTCTAGCAGAGCATTCCATGTTGCCAACTTGTGGCCAGTGCAAAACGCTATGGCACCTCTGGTGGAGAGAAGTTAATTCTGTAATGCCCAACCTGTCACGTATGCCATGCTATTGCAATACTTCGAAATTCCAATTTAAGATTGAGAAACTTAACGTGTAGCCCACGATAGAACTTACGATACGCTGCAGATAGTTTTCCCCTTACAGAAAGTTTAGCAAACAAATTACTGATTAACTGCTACCCTAATAAGTTCCAATTCGAACAGCATTTCATTGCTCCTTTGTACAGATGCGCTCTACTACAGCCTGAAATGAAGGGGAGCAAGTTGTTCAGACTTTCCTTTATGTGTAAATTCACTTGGGCATTGCAGGGTTAAAGCACTTTCATAGCAACAGTGGCCCCTTTCGTTATGTTCGACAGCATGAAAACACAATGGTGACCTCTCTATAGAGATAAATGAACACTGCTACTAGTCAAGTGAAGGTAGGGGCCGCCATTGCATTTACAATAGTTGCAGAGTCGTTGAGAAATGTGGAATTTAAAACACAAGGCCCATAGCAATAAAGAGCTGTCTCAAGAGTGACGCCGACATATGCCAAGTGCAAATGAATGCCCAGTCTACAAAGTAAGCTCTGCAGGTTTCATCCTTTCCCGACTGCCAAAATTCGAAGGCATGCTACATTTCGTTTGTTTATATTAAAATAAAATCAGGTGCTTGTTAGATTTGGGAGATACTTGTAAATACTGCTAAGTTAAGGCAGCAGTGTGttaggcctttttttttttctcttaattgaAGGCACCTGTCAATGTCGAATTATTAGAAGTCGGCAGCAGCGACCTTTAAGGGATTGAGGGACATTTACCACACTCCATTTTCGAGAGGAACTTTATTTAAGGCTGATGATAATAACATTTAATTTGTACGAACAACTCCAAGTCCCCCATTCAGCTTGTCTTAACATCAAGCAAGGTACTTACAGTGAGAAGCCCGTTGAAGTCTGGTGAACACTGTGCAAGTGGCTGGAGGTTCCCCTTGCGAATTGCCACCCACTCCTGACCGTTTTTGGGCAATGGACCACCGCCACCCTGTCAAGAGAAATGATAAGCCTGGTTATGTCATtgcaatgaaaacaaaagaaagcgagGGAAATTGTTATACTGCAGCACAATTAATGAATTTCACCAATTATAGCTTGACACATTCAGAGACATTAGATATCCAGAGAGATCAGACGTCTAAAGGCAACAAAAGTACAAATTTTAATGACTAAGCTGTCGCAACTCGCTGAGGGTTGAGGCCAattcacaaagaaggatgttacTCACGAAACAATCCAGGATGCATTGAGAGCTTATTACAGTTGAAACACAATATATTGACCATAGGTATAGCGAATAATTCCATACAATGAAGTAAGCATAAAATTCACACTTATTTTGCCTGTATCAGTGCGTATGCTTACAAAAAACATTCGACATAAAAGAGGTATTCTAGTTTGAGATGCAATTTCATTATGAGATTAGATTGTTTTGCCACGACAGGGCTTGCATGCAGAATCATCCCTATCCaaattgataatttttttttgttttttggtatCGCATTATCATCACAGCAATACTGCAGCCAGATTGGCGGCTGCCCATCACCATTTCTGTGCCTTTAAAAGCAGGTATTGGATAAGCCTGCATACTACGGCTTGCACTCTTACCGATTCTTTTCAGTAGGAGCCAGTCTTGGCTAGTTCAGGCTACGCTACGAATCGGCGCTGCTGGGTAAGGTAATGTCAAGATTGACTAACTCAGATTGACTCAAATCAGTGAGCACAGAGCAGATACCAGGTGGAGGCATGCATTATAGTTTGTCGGAATAGCCCACACAGGAATAGGGACAAcaaaagaagcacacacacacagtgttaCTTTCGACGGCTTTCTTTACTTTGCTGAAATGCTGTACTTATGCAACAACTTATTGCTGTACATGCTTTATGTCATATATTACATGACAAACTCAAGGAACAACACTGCAATTCAAAATGAGACCGAACTTTTGGATCCTAGTGTGTTAGCGAACCAACAGACTTCTCGACACGTAAATAATGATAATATTTGTGTACAGGTTAACCGATGTGAAAAGGTAATGAATCTCAACCTCTTAATTACAGCAGTGTTTGATTTTGTACCTCTTTAGCTATGACATAGGGAATATAAGTACCTATGTCTCTTCTGAAAAATGAAGGATGTTGTTGAAAGCAGTGCAGTGTCTGCTTTTCTGCTGGTAACACGAAAGCGTTTCATGCTGGGTTCCACGAAAAATCGGCGTGCTGTGTCCATTATGCGGGTGCGTATTGCTGCCAGAGCTATGACGCCGCAGTTTCACAGAACATGCACTCACCGCCGCGTCCGGAATGCCTAAGGCACCTGGTGGCCTCTGCGGTTCTGTTTATGCGGCACAGCAACACATGCCTTGCATGCTTAATATTGCTGTCATTGcgtcgccctttgagcgaaacCATAATTAATGAAGACTGCACATATTCATGGACTTGTATTTGTGAACGTGCAACATAGCTGCCACTGCTCCTCAGAATATGCACTTGTTTCAtttccttttatttccttttaaaaagaaatcaaccattttattttttttttcatctttcatcTTCTTTTGTCCTCATTCCAGTGTGCACTATTCCTTAGAACATCTTGACACACTGGTTGCCTAACATTAGCTACAAATCAGTTATCAAGTAAACAAAATTATAACAATGCTACGTAATTGCAGCATGAACATCAGCTCTCCCAATCAAGATCATATGATGTTCTCTGGCACATgtccactttcttttttattattattgatgtaCTCGTCAATCTAAAGTGACAGTCACAAGGCAGGGAAAGCCACTCACCGCTTCGAAGACAGTGAGGCCCAGAGCAAAGATGTCTGCCTTGGGAAGGTTGGAGTAGTCTTCGCGGAGCACTTCTTTTGAGAGGTACCGGCAGTCGCCTTCTTCCACTTGGGGGTTTTtggttgaggtcacatgacccaGGTCACCTGCGTGAACAGAGTAGTGGCGATGAGTTAGGGTTCCTGTGCTATAGCAGCTAAAGTGACTATAATGTGCCCAAAAGAATGACAGCGAGAGATCAGGGGGCCAAATTCATTTCAAAACTTTTCATTCGTAAGCACTCTTCACCATTGGCTGGCAGCGTTCACTAATAATGTGTCCAGCATCAGGGTTGGCTGGAATTCGCTCTTAAGACAATTTTAGCGCTGGAGATCTTTTGAGAATACAGGCCCAGCTCTGCAGTCCCTGTATGGTAGCATTAGATCTGGTGGCACGAATCCATTGCGTAGGACTGATAAACTATGGTACTCATGCACAGCAAGCAAGCATGCGTACTCTGCAACCGAGAGCTGTTCAGCAATGGCCATCACCGACTTTCCAGGGTTGTCACTGCGCATTGGCCTGTACGTGCATGACAAAGTCAACTTTCCAGACAATGTTCGGCCACTAGCCATACTTCTTGCTGTTTTGCCCTTGAAGACGCTACCATTATAAGCCATGAGCTCAGCACTCTGCAGGCCATCCGTTATACACAACCTATCGAGCTCATAGCTCATGGATTTGAACGAGTCCCCGCTACTAGTCTTTTCTCGTGTTGTGTTGTGACTTATGTTACCACACTTATTGGAGTAGCATTGAAAGTTGGGCGACAATGTTGGTTTATTCTTAGAACAGCCCGAAATGACGGGACACGAAGATGGGACGTTACGATGCTAGGTCtgcctgcagcaagcaacactcGAGTCAAACTCATTTCTGGCCTCAAAAGAAATGAAGGCCATTGTCACATTGAGAAAGTTGACTATATATCACAGCCTAAAGCGACTTTGATTGCAAGCACTTTCATCTGCATCAGAATGGAAGCTTCTTCCTTAGAACCATCGCACTAAATAAGAGACAAACTTGATTATCCCAAAGTGAAGCACCTAGACCGGTATAACAAGTGTTAATTTCTGCGGTAATTGGAAGCCGTGCATTTAAACACTTGGAGCACCCGGTACAGCGGTGCCTTCATGCACCACCAAGCCGCTGCCAGTTGATGTCAATCACTGTTTACCATAGTTTGTACAGCTGACCTCTGCAGAAAGTCAGAAATGCCGACAGTCAGTAGATTAGATTGCAATGAATCGTTGAATCATTaaatatttgaaagaaaaaaaacatcggTAGATATACTGATAAATCGTTAGCTGTGACAACACTGGCAGCGGTGAAATTTCGTTCAACAGCAAAGGGCAACGACCTCACTAATCAATTACCAAGAGGAAGCGTGCTCCTCACTACACTCACCGATCTTGTAGACGAGTTCTTCAGTCGGGCCCTCTGAACCAGAGTCGAAACCATCGTCTGTGCTCTCGGGAAGCGCAGTGATTGGGACCCTCGAGATGAAGATGTTGCCTGCAAAGCGGAAGACAGAACAGGACTGAGGACAAACTTCTTTGGTGTGAAAGTTTTAAAGGAGTACAGACACATTATCAAATCTGTGCAAACTACGCTACAAGCTTCTCGCACATGGAAGGATGAGGCTTGGAAAGCACAAAGGTTGGGAAGCTCATGTACAACATTTTAGTTTGATAGTAATGTCGGTCTCGAAATGCCAGAACAATATTGTATCGGGTAGATCTTGCGTCTAATTGTACTCGTTTAAGAATTTAGGTTGTCTATCTTCCAAAAAATTAGGAGTGGGTGAATATATAAGGCGAATATAACAGGTGAATAAGTTTCAAATACAAATAGAATATTACACACTATTTGTATTTTAAAAAtaactattcggtattttcgaatgTTTGAGCCTAaccaaatattttgcaacaaACAACAGTTAAACTCTTGTTACTGTGCTGCATCTGCTAAACAATGTATCGCAAATCATAAGCAGCGAGACGACGACGAAAGTTTTGGGAGCAATGCTGGAACAAAATGGTTACTGCAAACTTAATTTTTGATTTTGTGGCAGAAGCCTACATGGCAACCACCTGTTACTGCTTGTCTAATTTAGTATTTTTGGCCGTCTACAATCACATAGCAGTTTAATCTTTTACACACTACAACCATCGTTTTCCTTGCGACAGGCCTTTTTACATGTGTTTATGGTGCATTTAGCATTTTCggaaagctagtcatacagcagccgTTCATTCTggaaaagcaagcaaaaaatttcAGATTCCAGATAAGCAGCACAACCAGACGAAATTGGGGTACAATAAACAGTTTCTTTCCTCGTTCACCTGCCACACAGATCTGCACAAATGCGTTTCAAGCACCCTCATAAGCACAGCTTCACAGTACCCCAGCTTTGTGCTTGTACTACTCTTGCTAAGTGCTTGGGTAGCGTGTACCAAATGCATTCAAACTCTCATTCTCTAGCTGATGCCCACTTGACCCAGTTCTCTCGATCTCCAATTTCTTTCTTCTAAGCCTCAGCCAGTATACACCCACAATCTGTAAAACCATGGCTGGCATAACATGAAAATTTTTCACTAGATTCTATTCTATTCTTGTTCACTGTTCATGACCGGCTCATCTTAGTGATAAGAGTAGGTGGCATACTGCTTGAACCAGTTATGAAGCATAAAAAGGAATCTAATTAGTATACAATTATTACATTATCACTGCCTTTTTCACAGCAAGATATAGAAAGTACATCCGTTGTGCAGCGTTTCCCGCCAGCTAGGTTAAGTACTGCGGATCCACCGTCCTCTTAAATCATTGCATCTTAGATTCCAGCTTAGCACACATAAATAGCTGCCACCACCTTCCCACTGACTGTTTCCACTCAGCTCGTACTTTGAATTGTCCAGAAGTGGAACCAGTTTCGGATAAAGAATCTGGACGCAGCAGTCGCTGATAAGAGAATGGCGGTGCTTAAGACTACCGAAGGTGGGCTGGATCGACATGACAGCTGAATGCGAAACACTCACCTGGCTTAATGTCCATGTGGACGAGGTTCTGGGAGTGGATGTACCGAAGACCCTCAGCCACGTGCAGGAGGATGCGCCTCAGTTCCTTCTCCGAGAAGTGCTTGCCCTCACGCTCGTTGCGCTGGATGGCATCGGCCAGGCTGCCCTCTGCAATACGACACCCCTTCCAGTCAAACATGGCTGCTGCATGCGTCCGCACTGGCGCGACTTTCGTGCAGATGAGATTCGCAGCTTGGCTGACTGGTTGGACGGTCTTAGCACCCAACCAGAACACAAGAGCTATGAGAAATTCGAGGGAAGGCCATAGCGAATTACATTCGCCTAGGGACACAGTAGCTGCCCCATGGTTACAGACGACGTGACAGCACAGCAGGCATTGCAGGCTTGCATTCCATGCTACCTGGAATTTGACCAAGCCTTTTTCATTTATGTTGTTTCTATCAGATTAGTTTGTGGCATTCACATTATATGGTAGCTGATGGTTCAATGACACTGGGGGCCCCTGGTCTGTATACCTTTGCTCACGACTGTATGTCGAGTATATGTGCCACCAAGAGTGAAGCAGTTATGTTATCAGTAGGCTGAGCATACAAAGTACACGGTCTGTGTGCAGCATGTGCTCACCATTGCAAAACTCATTCTGGATGATCATGTGGTCGTCTTCCGCCCAAGCAGAGTAGTAGCGGACGACGTGTGGATGCTGGCCCAACACCGCGTGCGCATACACTTCGTTGAGGGCAGTCTTCCTGTTAGGAAGCAAGAAATGTGGATTTCGCAAATCAGTTTAGGAGAAAATAGCCGATGAAACGAAAAAGCAAATATCACTGCGCCGTTGTACCCCTCATCATGACACATAAAACATAACTAAGTATACACACATAAGTATACATGCATGATAAAATAGATTGCCAATAAAGCGTACAAAGTGTGTAATGTGTACGTATAACAATAAACCATTTAATTCGTTTTCACATCTAAATGGTGCTGCTCGCATACTTCTGTAGTCATCGCAGACGAGTCCTGCTCGAGTTTATTTACCCCGACGTTCTGAAATCTACGTATTCACTGCGCCAGTTGTGCAGGTGGATGACTGGAGGCAATCAtcaacacaacaacaaaaaaagcaaggaaatgcCAGCCGTGCTCAAGGGGAGAAGCAAGCAGTCGCACTCACTCATCCTGGGTGCCCCGCATGGGCTTGCGAGACTTCTTGATGGCGTAGATGCATCCGTCCAGTCGATGCAGGCACTTGTACACGCTGCCGAACTCCCCGCTGCCCACTTCGGCCAACTCCAGGAACTCTGTTTCGTAGCGCGACTGACCGGGCTCCATTCGTGTGATGCGCTGCACCTGTAGACAGTCAAAGCGACGAGGATGCACGATTAGTCAGTTGCTAGTTGTTCCTTGATAATAGGTGCGAAGTCGTTAGGCTGCATCATTCTACCAGGGTGCCCACAAAGGAAACAATCACGTGTAAAGCAGTTTGGTTCGCACATCTTGTGCGCTCGTCTGTGCACCCCCTCTCTTGTTTTCTCAGTGTCTTCTTAATTGTTCTCGAATTGATTTCCCTAGATCTTGGGCTAGAGCACGGTTGGTGCCCTGGTGTGCCCCAATTACACACTGCAAAGCTATATTGTCACATCTCGTAATAAAGCCACATACAAAGCGAAAATATTTTGTTATATCCGGTATTAATTATAAGCATATATCTGTTACCTGCACATATTGGCGAAAAACACTTTGGATCTAAGTTGTTACATTTGATCATTCAGCATATTCGTGTTCGTTATTTTGAAGTTTGACCAACTGGAAAAGCAGTTGCACTGTTTCGTCCCGTGTTTGCCTTTACTCCAGAGCCGTCTGCTACACAAACGTTGCAAATGCCAGGACCTTGCGGTGTGCTGAAATGAGGCCTCTCTGCCTCATCTTTGGAGTTTCTCAATTAGGGCATGTTTGCGCACTATTTCAGATAATCTGTGGCCATCATTTGCACACTTATGATGGTAAAATCGTATGTCTTGAGTGCCACAAGGTTCAAGCAGTCTGCTAAATTCATAACAGACTACAATATTTGGTGGAAATGTGTTCCACCCTTTCTTTTTGTGTTCTCAAATATACGCTGGGTCAAATTTGTTCTTTGAAAAATCCCACCCTCACTAGACAGAGGCAGAGCAACTGGTAATATCCATGAATACTTGAATTTTTTTACCTTAAGAACACGATCCTGCACGGATTCATCATCATAGCACTCCCACAGGTCTTCAGGAGTCCCATTCTCTGGAGTCCTACAAAGATGTAAGGTGGCAACATGAGGAGCTGAGGACTAGAAGATGCAAGAGAAACATAAAAGTGACACAGAATCTTGTAAAACAGACATACAAGTTTATGCATGAGGTCTATTTTCTTTATGTACCTGTACGTAAATAGAAGCATAGGGTACTACTtattcaggaggaggtcccatagcaCACAGCTGAAAGCGGACCCCTAAAAATATATGCACGAAGAATACTGGAAATGAAACAGTTAAACAATTAAGGTACCACTCAGATGATTGTTTACCTTCCTACGGTTTTCTTTACAGATTTTTCCTTCTACATATATtattgtctttttcaaggctgaTTACCTAACTGTGAAATGACAATGCCGGTTATGAACTAGCTTTTCTTATTTTTCATCTGGAATTGATCTGCTTATCTTTATCGTATCGATAAAGATAACCTACAAAAGAAATGCCATTCAGATAATGCTTCATGAAGCAATGGCAGCAGGTGGTGTAGGTGTGGACACTGATGAAGGACACCCACTTTACCCTCATTGTTCGTACAGCACCACTTGAAGTCACAAACACCAGTCAAGTTACACTTTGGCACCTCAGGCAGGAAGAGATATCAAGCTACGGAGGGCAGATCCAACCGGTGGGTGGCTCAGAGAACCACAGCACAGCCCTGAGGTCTCTTACTGCCAGGTAATCTGGACTTTTACACCGGTTGCAGATCCCACTCCTCGCAACATACCTTCCACTACCTACAGATTTTCTCCCTTTTCTCATTCTTCGTATTAGGCCAAAGTGTCACGTCACCAAATACAACACTTATTCAGTCAATTTAGATGCTGTGTCATACCACATGACTTGTGCTCTAGACATGCAGTTGTACACCCAGTTGCCTGGGGGCAGAGGGTCTAAACTCAGAATTGCAGCCCAACAATAAAATTAGCCTGCCATATGTTTCTTCGCACTGGATGAAGGTAGGGCCTGCTGGTAAATCCCTACTGAAACAAAATCCAAGCTCCACTACTGCATGTGTTGAGAAAGACTGACAGAATGGTTGGGATTAATGTCAGAACGCATCCCTGGGTGAGCTTTAATCACAAGGGCTGGGATTAATGTCAGACCGCATCACTGGGTGAGCCTTAATCACAAGGGCTCAGGGACTCCATAGCCCAGGGACTTCTTTCTAACGTGCACCGAATGTACGACACACGAGGGGGATTTGGCGGCCCGCTCTCCTCTGGAACGCAGGAGTCGCTAgaggaagtcgaacccacgacctcgtggcACGCAGCCACTGTCGGTGCGCCACCGCCCGGCGTG
Proteins encoded in this region:
- the Wee1 gene encoding wee1 kinase translates to MPAVRDCPLTPCAPRRQHVIVQPTTPMHEGGGDDDQPMNSSMHLSPKTLFREAGDSSPPSSSSDLNSSTDSGVVRSLERSPSVPVQMVMPVPRQDTPPYKRIRALRLFGSPQTPKTLLQRAEAPSTVHVSRQRLSQQVKPVQTAPTAAALANVNPFSPLQTTPPEPRPKRPRKCYSVFRTPENGTPEDLWECYDDESVQDRVLKVQRITRMEPGQSRYETEFLELAEVGSGEFGSVYKCLHRLDGCIYAIKKSRKPMRGTQDEKTALNEVYAHAVLGQHPHVVRYYSAWAEDDHMIIQNEFCNEGSLADAIQRNEREGKHFSEKELRRILLHVAEGLRYIHSQNLVHMDIKPGNIFISRVPITALPESTDDGFDSGSEGPTEELVYKIGDLGHVTSTKNPQVEEGDCRYLSKEVLREDYSNLPKADIFALGLTVFEAGGGGPLPKNGQEWVAIRKGNLQPLAQCSPDFNGLLTEMIQKVATKRPSASSLVHHPVLVPNASKSRAQLRKELNAERFKNELLSKKLEEASMCLQSLPVVHSSSTAQSSRIHRLIGKKANRSHSVTNF